In one Brevibacillus composti genomic region, the following are encoded:
- a CDS encoding substrate-binding domain-containing protein, giving the protein MHRNRSLFTCMVILLSLFLAACSTASVGPAATSPSAQGNAPQSAAAGEAPPTGDANPSAQTGANASSAGQEIVLATTTSTQDSGLLDALLPHFEQSTGIKVKVIAVGTGQAIKLGEDGNADVVLVHSRKAEDEFVSKGFGINAHDVMYNQFYIVGPEQDPAGVKSAKKAAEAFAAIARSQALFISRGDDSGTDKKEKSIWKEAGITPEGDWYLSSGQGMGATLQMADEKGAYTLTDEATFLSRKMNLQVLMQGDQSLLNPYGIIQVKSTAKPAEAEKLIQFFVGAEGQKRIGEFGVDKYGKGLFVPAAQKR; this is encoded by the coding sequence ATGCATCGCAACCGTTCCCTGTTTACCTGTATGGTGATTCTCTTGAGCTTGTTTCTCGCCGCCTGTTCGACGGCATCGGTCGGCCCCGCAGCCACCTCCCCCTCCGCTCAGGGCAACGCACCCCAGTCTGCTGCTGCGGGAGAGGCGCCGCCGACAGGTGACGCCAATCCATCCGCGCAAACCGGCGCGAACGCATCATCAGCCGGCCAGGAGATCGTCCTGGCGACCACGACCAGCACGCAGGACTCCGGCTTGCTGGATGCCCTGCTGCCGCATTTTGAGCAAAGTACCGGGATCAAGGTAAAAGTGATTGCGGTCGGCACCGGCCAGGCAATCAAACTGGGAGAAGACGGCAATGCGGATGTCGTCCTCGTCCATTCGCGCAAGGCGGAAGACGAATTCGTCTCCAAAGGCTTCGGGATCAATGCCCACGATGTCATGTACAACCAGTTTTACATCGTCGGTCCCGAGCAGGATCCGGCGGGAGTCAAATCCGCCAAAAAAGCTGCCGAGGCCTTCGCCGCCATCGCTCGGAGCCAGGCGCTGTTCATCTCTCGCGGCGACGATTCCGGCACGGACAAAAAAGAGAAGAGCATCTGGAAAGAGGCGGGGATCACGCCTGAGGGCGACTGGTATCTCTCCTCGGGCCAGGGAATGGGCGCTACCCTGCAAATGGCGGATGAAAAAGGCGCCTATACCCTGACGGATGAAGCCACCTTTCTGTCGCGGAAAATGAATCTGCAGGTCCTCATGCAGGGGGACCAATCGCTTTTGAACCCGTACGGCATCATCCAGGTCAAATCGACGGCAAAGCCGGCAGAAGCGGAAAAGCTGATCCAGTTCTTCGTCGGAGCGGAGGGGCAGAAACGAATCGGCGAGTTTGGCGTGGACAAATACGGCAAAGGGCTGTTTGTCCCTGCGGCACAGAAGCGCTAG
- a CDS encoding ABC transporter permease, with the protein MHMTPEVWEIIWLSLKVTTTAILLGACAGIPLGAFLGLYSFPGKRLAVILIYTCMGLPPVLVGVLVYLLLSRYGPLGSLGLLFTPEAMVIAQFVLVTPILAGLTMSAVHSKERAYWETAKSLGASPWQLVATIIREARKGIWAGVAAAYGRAISEVGAVMLVGGNIEHHTRVMTTAIILETRMGNFSAGLQLGLVLLLISFLFNSFLVSGVLQQLKNNGRR; encoded by the coding sequence ATGCATATGACTCCTGAGGTATGGGAGATCATCTGGCTCTCCCTGAAGGTGACGACTACTGCCATCCTGCTCGGCGCGTGCGCGGGCATCCCTCTGGGTGCCTTTCTCGGCCTGTATTCTTTCCCGGGAAAACGTCTCGCCGTCATCCTGATCTACACCTGCATGGGACTGCCTCCGGTACTGGTAGGCGTACTCGTCTACCTGCTGCTCTCCCGCTACGGCCCGCTCGGCTCCCTCGGCCTTCTGTTCACCCCGGAGGCGATGGTCATCGCTCAGTTCGTGCTGGTCACTCCCATCCTCGCCGGCCTGACCATGTCGGCTGTCCATTCCAAGGAGCGAGCATACTGGGAAACAGCCAAGAGCCTCGGGGCCAGCCCCTGGCAGCTGGTCGCCACGATCATCCGCGAAGCGCGCAAAGGCATCTGGGCGGGAGTGGCGGCCGCCTATGGACGAGCGATCTCCGAAGTGGGCGCCGTGATGCTGGTGGGGGGAAATATCGAGCATCACACCCGCGTCATGACGACCGCGATCATTCTGGAGACGAGAATGGGCAACTTCAGTGCCGGACTGCAGCTCGGCCTGGTGCTCTTGTTGATCAGCTTTTTGTTTAACAGCTTCCTCGTCTCGGGAGTGCTCCAACAATTAAAAAACAACGGGCGGAGATGA
- a CDS encoding ABC transporter ATP-binding protein: MAYLELEHLQVAFAGKTVLHVEKASFNRGKIYGIVGPSGSGKSTLLRVLSLLERPAAGWLNVFGENIHLPSLTHAGGLSLQRRIGYVQQKPTMFDATVFDNVALGLRYRGMAREEIQTRVGEALRLVELEHTATQRAHTLSGGEAQRIALARVLVYQPDLLFLDEPTANLDPYHIAIFERVIQAIHQERQTTVLIVTHNLQQARRLTDHCLFIHKGSIVERGETEAFFAQPQTSELDDFLCGRMIY, encoded by the coding sequence ATGGCATACCTGGAGCTTGAGCACCTGCAAGTAGCCTTTGCAGGAAAAACAGTGCTGCATGTAGAAAAGGCGTCTTTTAACCGCGGCAAAATCTACGGGATCGTCGGTCCCAGCGGCTCTGGAAAAAGCACGCTGCTGCGCGTGCTGAGCCTGTTGGAGAGACCGGCGGCCGGCTGGTTGAACGTTTTCGGCGAGAACATCCATCTGCCGTCCCTCACGCATGCCGGCGGCCTTTCGCTGCAGCGCAGAATCGGCTATGTGCAGCAAAAGCCGACGATGTTTGACGCCACCGTTTTTGACAATGTGGCGCTCGGCCTGCGCTACCGCGGCATGGCTCGCGAGGAGATCCAGACGCGGGTCGGCGAAGCGCTCCGTCTGGTAGAGCTGGAGCATACGGCTACCCAGCGGGCGCATACCCTGTCTGGAGGAGAGGCGCAGCGGATCGCTCTCGCCCGCGTGCTCGTCTATCAGCCCGACCTGCTTTTTCTCGACGAACCGACAGCCAACCTCGATCCATACCACATCGCCATTTTCGAGCGCGTGATTCAAGCGATTCATCAAGAGCGGCAAACCACCGTATTGATTGTGACGCATAATTTGCAGCAGGCCCGGCGTCTGACCGACCATTGTCTGTTTATCCATAAGGGAAGCATCGTGGAGCGCGGGGAGACGGAGGCTTTCTTCGCACAGCCGCAAACCAGCGAACTGGATGACTTCCTCTGCGGCCGGATGATTTACTGA
- a CDS encoding ThiF family adenylyltransferase, with the protein MNPDQKQRYSRQIRFAPIGREGQERLGQKKAVIVGMGALGTVLANHMVRAGVGHVRLIDRDFVEESNLQRQMLYDEEDARQHLPKAVAATQKLQAVNSGITIEGVIADLGPVNAESLLADADLILDGTDNFQVRYLINDVAVKHQIPWVYGGVVSARGMFAVIRPGITPCFRCLFPHAPAGRGETCDTVGVIGPAVHLVASYQATEGLKLLVGAEDRLNPHLEQFDIWHNDQLQMDIREGKNPNCPACAKRSFSYLDSGDAETEDFATLCGRDTVQISPTHPRTVDLEQLAERFQRIGRVEKNPFLLRFHADDYTLVFFKDGRVLVQGTDDIGVARILYARYVGH; encoded by the coding sequence ATGAATCCGGATCAAAAGCAACGCTATTCCCGGCAGATACGATTCGCCCCGATCGGCAGGGAGGGTCAGGAGCGGCTCGGACAAAAGAAAGCTGTCATCGTCGGCATGGGCGCACTCGGAACGGTGCTGGCCAATCACATGGTCCGCGCCGGAGTGGGACATGTGCGGTTGATCGACCGCGATTTTGTCGAGGAAAGCAATCTTCAGAGGCAGATGCTTTACGATGAGGAAGATGCCCGCCAGCATCTGCCGAAAGCCGTGGCCGCGACGCAAAAATTGCAGGCCGTCAATTCCGGCATCACGATCGAAGGCGTGATCGCCGACCTCGGGCCGGTCAATGCCGAGTCCTTGCTCGCCGACGCCGACCTGATCCTCGACGGCACGGATAATTTCCAGGTCCGGTATCTGATCAACGACGTGGCCGTCAAGCATCAGATCCCCTGGGTCTATGGCGGCGTGGTCAGCGCGAGAGGCATGTTTGCCGTCATCCGGCCGGGCATCACCCCTTGCTTCCGCTGCCTCTTCCCTCACGCGCCGGCCGGCCGGGGCGAGACCTGCGACACGGTCGGCGTCATCGGCCCCGCCGTCCATCTCGTCGCCTCCTACCAGGCCACCGAAGGCTTGAAATTGCTTGTCGGTGCCGAAGACAGGCTGAATCCCCACCTGGAGCAGTTCGACATCTGGCACAATGATCAGCTGCAGATGGATATCCGCGAGGGAAAAAACCCCAACTGTCCCGCCTGCGCGAAGAGGAGCTTCAGCTACCTGGACAGCGGAGATGCGGAGACGGAGGATTTCGCTACGCTCTGCGGCAGGGACACGGTGCAAATCAGTCCGACACATCCGCGAACGGTCGATCTGGAGCAGCTGGCCGAGAGGTTTCAGCGCATCGGACGCGTGGAAAAAAATCCGTTTTTGCTCCGCTTTCACGCGGACGATTATACGCTTGTCTTTTTCAAAGATGGACGGGTGCTCGTACAGGGAACGGATGACATCGGCGTGGCCCGGATCTTGTACGCCAGGTATGTGGGACATTAA
- the thrS gene encoding threonine--tRNA ligase: MAQIHVTFPDGAVRPYEAGVSIEEIAGSISSSLKKKAVAGKINGKVVDLYTPVEEDAAVEIVTLDSADGLEVYRHSTAHLLAQAVKRLYGKEVRLGIGPVIEDGFYYDMDIPAALTPDDLPKIEAEMEKIIKQDLPIRRKEVSREEALAMFSELNDHLKLELIRDLPEDAVITIYEQGEFFDLCRGPHLPSTGYIKAFKLMSVAGAYWRGKSENQVLQRVYGTAWPKKAELDEYLHFIEEAKKRDHRKLGKELELFMFSEEAPGMPFFLPHGFTVRNELEQFSRRLQQLAHYTEVRTPFIMNQRLWLQSGHWDHYHENMYFSEVDDTTYALKPMNCPGHMLIYKNKMHSYRDLPIRYSEFGQVHRHEYSGALNGLLRVRTFCQDDAHVFVRPDQIESEIKNMIQLIDRIYKVFGFEYSVALSTRPEDSMGSDELWEIAETSLKNVLEQAGMPYEIKEGDGAFYGPKIDFQITDALKRRHQCGTIQLDFQMPEKFDLSYVGQDNEKHRPVVLHRAMYGSMERFIGILIEHYAGAFPVWLTPVQVRLMTINEVHVEYAQKVKEQMEQAGIRVELDARNEKIGYKIREAQVQKIPYMLVIGENEVAEGTLSVRKRGVGDEGAMTVAAFLDKIQKEIAEMK, translated from the coding sequence GTGGCACAAATTCATGTGACTTTTCCCGACGGCGCCGTCCGTCCCTATGAAGCAGGCGTCTCCATCGAAGAAATCGCCGGCTCCATCAGCTCCAGCCTGAAGAAAAAGGCGGTAGCCGGAAAAATAAACGGCAAGGTCGTCGATCTCTATACGCCAGTCGAGGAGGATGCCGCTGTCGAAATCGTGACGCTGGACTCCGCCGACGGTCTGGAAGTCTATCGGCACAGCACCGCTCACCTGCTGGCCCAGGCAGTCAAGCGACTGTACGGCAAAGAGGTGAGACTGGGAATCGGCCCTGTCATCGAAGACGGCTTCTACTACGATATGGACATCCCGGCAGCACTCACGCCGGACGACCTCCCCAAAATCGAAGCCGAGATGGAAAAAATCATCAAGCAGGACCTGCCGATCCGCCGCAAAGAGGTAAGCCGCGAAGAAGCGCTGGCCATGTTCTCCGAGCTGAACGATCATCTGAAGCTGGAGCTGATCCGCGATCTGCCAGAGGATGCAGTCATCACCATCTATGAGCAGGGTGAATTTTTCGACCTGTGCCGCGGCCCGCATCTGCCGTCTACCGGCTATATCAAGGCCTTCAAGCTGATGAGCGTAGCCGGCGCATACTGGCGCGGCAAGTCGGAGAACCAGGTATTGCAGCGCGTATACGGCACAGCCTGGCCGAAAAAAGCGGAGCTGGACGAGTACCTGCATTTCATCGAAGAAGCGAAAAAACGGGATCACCGCAAATTGGGCAAAGAGCTGGAGCTGTTCATGTTCTCCGAAGAAGCGCCCGGCATGCCTTTCTTCCTGCCGCACGGCTTCACTGTCCGCAACGAGCTGGAACAGTTCTCCCGCCGCTTGCAGCAGCTCGCCCATTACACAGAGGTGCGCACGCCGTTTATCATGAATCAGCGTCTCTGGCTCCAGTCCGGCCACTGGGATCACTATCATGAAAACATGTACTTCTCCGAGGTGGACGACACCACGTATGCGCTCAAGCCGATGAACTGTCCGGGCCATATGCTGATTTACAAAAACAAAATGCACTCTTACCGGGACCTGCCGATCCGCTATTCCGAATTCGGCCAGGTGCACCGCCACGAATACTCCGGCGCGCTGAACGGCTTGCTCCGGGTGCGCACTTTCTGCCAGGACGATGCCCACGTCTTCGTGCGTCCTGACCAGATCGAGAGCGAAATCAAAAACATGATCCAACTGATCGACCGGATCTACAAGGTGTTTGGCTTCGAGTACAGTGTCGCATTGTCCACGCGTCCCGAAGACTCGATGGGTTCCGACGAGCTGTGGGAGATCGCCGAAACCTCGCTGAAAAACGTGTTGGAGCAGGCTGGCATGCCGTATGAGATCAAGGAGGGAGACGGCGCCTTCTACGGTCCGAAGATCGACTTCCAGATCACAGACGCGCTGAAGCGCCGCCACCAATGCGGCACCATCCAGCTCGACTTCCAGATGCCGGAGAAGTTCGACCTGAGCTATGTCGGCCAGGACAACGAAAAGCACCGCCCGGTCGTTCTGCACCGCGCGATGTACGGTTCGATGGAGCGCTTTATCGGCATCCTGATCGAGCACTACGCAGGCGCGTTCCCGGTTTGGCTCACGCCGGTGCAGGTGCGCCTGATGACCATCAACGAGGTTCATGTGGAGTATGCGCAAAAAGTGAAGGAACAAATGGAGCAGGCGGGCATTCGCGTAGAACTGGATGCGCGCAACGAAAAAATCGGCTACAAAATCCGCGAAGCGCAAGTGCAAAAAATCCCGTACATGCTGGTCATCGGGGAAAACGAAGTGGCAGAGGGCACCCTCTCCGTACGCAAGCGCGGTGTGGGTGACGAAGGCGCCATGACCGTGGCGGCCTTCCTCGACAAGATCCAAAAAGAGATTGCCGAGATGAAATAA
- the ytxC gene encoding putative sporulation protein YtxC, translating to MQVYALLFENIPAHCDAFRSILGDLTERVKTDPVCITYEEYEQGDYRLFRFQSWCREEYNAETIDWARAFIALAVAEWVLRVKEPEVMEEMAADLMEAELLEEEWPSVLPFIHRLCLEQDFTESALHMSTRKAKVYRKVFDYFEDERQLNVLGFVRFRLQEHWNDLFELVETGLDDYLEDQQYQEFVDLLRYFVADQETKQEVVHVVPSVDKPFHLYDKQGNRIFLEQLDAILCVEEQRCREEDYLVSALVTLAPERIILHLGEDRLPLIQTVRSIFEARTVTCHSCSLCLSGRRILDGNKPTPL from the coding sequence ATGCAAGTGTACGCCCTGTTATTTGAAAATATCCCTGCTCATTGTGATGCGTTTCGCTCCATTTTGGGGGACTTGACGGAGCGGGTCAAGACCGATCCGGTATGCATTACATATGAGGAATACGAGCAGGGTGACTATAGATTGTTCCGCTTCCAGAGCTGGTGCCGCGAAGAGTACAACGCGGAGACGATCGACTGGGCGCGGGCGTTTATCGCATTGGCAGTGGCCGAGTGGGTCCTCCGCGTCAAAGAGCCGGAAGTCATGGAAGAGATGGCAGCCGACTTGATGGAGGCGGAGCTGCTCGAAGAGGAGTGGCCGTCTGTCCTCCCGTTTATCCATCGGCTCTGTCTGGAACAAGATTTCACCGAAAGTGCCCTGCACATGTCGACGAGGAAAGCGAAGGTCTACCGAAAGGTCTTTGACTACTTCGAAGACGAGCGGCAGTTAAACGTGCTCGGTTTTGTCCGCTTTCGGCTGCAGGAGCACTGGAATGACCTGTTCGAACTGGTGGAGACCGGTCTGGACGACTATCTGGAGGATCAGCAGTACCAGGAATTCGTGGACCTCCTGCGTTACTTCGTCGCGGATCAGGAGACGAAGCAGGAAGTGGTGCACGTCGTTCCTAGTGTGGACAAACCTTTCCATCTCTATGACAAACAGGGGAATCGAATCTTTCTGGAGCAGCTGGATGCGATCCTGTGCGTAGAGGAGCAGCGCTGCCGGGAAGAGGATTATCTGGTCAGTGCCCTGGTCACGCTGGCGCCGGAGCGGATCATCCTTCATCTGGGCGAGGACAGGCTCCCGTTGATCCAGACCGTGAGAAGCATTTTCGAAGCGCGGACGGTCACCTGTCATTCCTGCTCCCTTTGCCTGTCGGGCAGACGCATACTTGACGGGAACAAACCGACTCCTTTATAA
- the mqnC gene encoding cyclic dehypoxanthinyl futalosine synthase: MIDHILERALAGERLGLEDGLELFASNELEKLGHYANLVMQKWHPEPITTFVIGRNVNYTNVCDTYCRFCAFYRPPGSKEGYVLSNEEIYQKIQETVDVGGTEILMQGGTNPDLPLDYYLELLRGIKQRFPQITMHSFSTAEVKKMADVSGLPIEEVLRQLKQAGLDSLPGAGGEILDDRTRRKISRLKGSWKEWIDIQKAAHRAGLPGTATMVIGFGEEMEERVLSLMRIREAQDETGGFTAFITWTFQPDNTNMKAVNNTPEEYLKTLAIARLMLDNIPNFQSSWVTMGPEIGKLSLSYGANDFGSTMMEENVVSAAKCAYKVNTNLILQLIREAGKIPAQRNTKYEILRVFQEGEQAEVDFVMQN, translated from the coding sequence TTGATCGATCATATTTTGGAACGAGCCTTGGCGGGAGAACGCCTGGGACTGGAAGACGGGTTGGAGCTGTTTGCCAGCAATGAACTGGAAAAGCTGGGCCATTACGCCAATCTCGTCATGCAAAAATGGCATCCGGAGCCGATTACGACGTTCGTCATCGGGCGAAATGTCAATTATACCAACGTATGCGATACGTATTGCCGATTCTGCGCTTTTTACAGGCCGCCCGGATCGAAAGAGGGCTACGTCCTGTCCAATGAAGAGATTTACCAAAAAATTCAGGAGACCGTCGACGTCGGAGGTACGGAGATATTGATGCAGGGCGGGACCAATCCGGATCTGCCGCTTGACTATTACCTCGAATTGTTGCGCGGCATCAAGCAGCGGTTTCCACAGATCACGATGCACTCGTTTTCCACGGCGGAAGTCAAAAAGATGGCGGACGTCTCCGGACTTCCGATCGAGGAAGTGCTGCGCCAGTTGAAACAGGCCGGCCTTGATTCCCTGCCGGGAGCAGGGGGAGAGATTCTCGACGATCGGACGCGGCGAAAAATTTCCCGTCTGAAAGGCTCCTGGAAAGAGTGGATCGATATCCAAAAAGCGGCCCACCGCGCCGGCTTGCCGGGAACAGCGACGATGGTGATCGGCTTTGGCGAGGAGATGGAGGAGCGGGTGCTCTCTCTCATGCGCATACGCGAAGCGCAGGATGAGACGGGCGGCTTTACCGCCTTCATCACCTGGACGTTCCAGCCGGACAACACCAATATGAAAGCAGTCAACAACACGCCCGAGGAGTATCTGAAAACGCTGGCGATTGCCCGGCTGATGCTGGACAACATCCCCAACTTCCAATCCTCCTGGGTGACCATGGGGCCGGAGATCGGGAAGCTGTCGCTCAGCTACGGGGCCAATGACTTCGGCTCCACGATGATGGAGGAAAATGTCGTGTCGGCAGCCAAATGCGCCTATAAGGTAAATACCAACCTGATCCTGCAATTGATCAGGGAGGCGGGGAAAATCCCGGCACAGCGAAACACCAAGTACGAGATCCTGCGCGTCTTCCAGGAAGGCGAGCAGGCCGAAGTGGACTTTGTGATGCAAAATTAA